A part of Agromyces protaetiae genomic DNA contains:
- a CDS encoding ABC1 kinase family protein: MPEAGGRGGGSPVDTPVERARYRRIIRFALGVIAQSWWFESFLPRIGLARLSARGQVARLTRVAQRFRTLAVELGGLMIKVGQFLSSRLDVLPPEITRELAGLQDEVPAAPFSAIRPLAEEELGVPLAAAYASFDEVPVAAASLGQAHRARLVARDASDVGFADVVVKVQRPGIQAVVDVDLAALRRIAGWLSRLRIVSDHVDVRALVAEFARTSLEEIDYLHEAAAAERFREMFAGDARVAVPEVVWERTARRILTLSDVTAIKITDLDALQAAGIDPSQVAATFAEIMFEQLFEHGYFHGDPHPGNVFVTPTGAGEASWRITFVDFGMMGEITDELRNGLRKLLVAVAARDGRRLIEAIQEVGILLPSADTADLERAMAKLFDRFGGMGFAQLRTVDEREFREFGYEFGEVVRTLPFQLPEDFLLVIRSMSLTSGVCSSLDPAFNIWDAIEPFATRLLREESGNVAASLAREAVALAGVVLRLPQRIDALITRVNDGTVTVATPVLDRRLTRLERLVRRAVGAVLFAGFLVGGVLLLPQVPPLGIVLMSVSALPLAYAVFAGAGRGRR; encoded by the coding sequence ATGCCGGAGGCCGGAGGCCGAGGCGGCGGCTCGCCGGTCGACACGCCGGTCGAGCGCGCCCGTTACCGGCGCATCATCCGATTCGCGCTCGGCGTCATCGCCCAGTCGTGGTGGTTCGAGTCGTTCCTTCCGCGAATCGGACTGGCCCGGCTTTCGGCGCGCGGACAGGTCGCGCGCCTCACGCGCGTCGCGCAGCGCTTCCGAACGCTCGCCGTCGAGCTCGGCGGACTCATGATCAAGGTCGGCCAGTTCCTGTCGTCGCGGCTCGACGTGCTTCCGCCCGAGATCACGCGCGAACTCGCGGGCCTGCAAGACGAAGTGCCCGCCGCGCCGTTCTCGGCGATCCGCCCCCTCGCAGAGGAAGAGCTCGGGGTGCCGCTCGCGGCCGCGTACGCGTCCTTCGACGAGGTGCCCGTGGCCGCGGCATCCCTCGGCCAGGCCCACCGCGCTCGTCTCGTCGCCCGCGACGCGTCCGACGTCGGCTTCGCCGACGTCGTCGTGAAGGTGCAGCGCCCCGGCATCCAGGCGGTCGTCGACGTCGACCTCGCAGCCCTCCGCAGGATCGCCGGATGGCTCAGCCGCCTGCGGATCGTCTCGGACCACGTCGACGTGCGCGCCCTCGTCGCCGAGTTCGCCCGCACGAGCCTCGAAGAGATCGACTACCTCCACGAGGCCGCCGCCGCCGAACGCTTCCGCGAGATGTTCGCGGGTGACGCCCGGGTCGCCGTGCCCGAAGTCGTGTGGGAGCGCACGGCCCGGCGGATCCTGACGCTCTCGGATGTCACGGCCATCAAGATCACCGACCTCGACGCGCTCCAAGCCGCAGGGATCGACCCGTCGCAGGTCGCCGCGACCTTCGCCGAGATCATGTTCGAGCAACTGTTCGAGCACGGCTACTTCCACGGCGACCCCCACCCCGGCAACGTCTTCGTGACCCCGACCGGTGCGGGCGAGGCATCCTGGCGCATCACGTTCGTCGACTTCGGGATGATGGGGGAGATCACCGACGAGCTGCGGAACGGCCTTCGGAAGCTCCTCGTCGCCGTCGCCGCGCGCGACGGGCGGCGGCTCATCGAGGCCATCCAAGAGGTCGGCATCCTCCTGCCCTCGGCCGACACCGCCGACCTCGAACGCGCCATGGCGAAGCTCTTCGACCGCTTCGGCGGCATGGGGTTCGCGCAGCTGCGCACCGTCGACGAGCGCGAGTTCCGCGAGTTCGGCTACGAGTTCGGCGAGGTCGTGCGCACCCTGCCGTTCCAACTCCCCGAGGACTTCCTCCTCGTCATCCGGTCGATGTCGCTCACGTCGGGCGTGTGCTCGTCGCTCGACCCCGCGTTCAACATCTGGGACGCGATCGAGCCGTTCGCCACGCGCCTCCTCCGCGAGGAGAGCGGCAACGTCGCAGCCTCCCTCGCCCGCGAGGCGGTCGCGCTCGCCGGAGTCGTGCTCCGGCTGCCGCAGCGCATCGACGCCCTCATCACGCGCGTCAACGACGGCACCGTGACCGTCGCGACGCCCGTGCTCGACCGGCGGCTCACGCGGCTCGAACGGCTCGTGCGGCGCGCCGTCGGGGCGGTGCTCTTCGCCGGGTTCCTCGTCGGAGGCGTGCTCCTGCTGCCCCAGGTCCCGCCGCTCGGCATCGTGCTCATGAGCGTGTCGGCGCTGCCGCTCGCGTACGCCGTGTTCGCGGGGGCCGGGCGCGGCCGGCGCTGA
- a CDS encoding PadR family transcriptional regulator, with product MSASYTGGGFGARSFGGGRFGSGEHLREAIDQFRSMFEQRVGGFVGGAGDLRAAILALLAEGPRSGSQVISDIEQRSGGWKPSASSVYPTLQLLADEGLVTAEASDDRKVYSLTDAGKAQADASGGAPWEASGGSDVFGAGPLAKAGIDLAHAAAQVRRTGTPEQVEEAVAVLDDARRKLYSILAQG from the coding sequence ATGAGCGCGTCGTACACCGGTGGGGGCTTCGGCGCCCGAAGCTTCGGAGGGGGCCGGTTCGGCTCGGGCGAGCATCTCCGCGAGGCGATCGACCAGTTCCGGTCGATGTTCGAGCAGCGCGTCGGCGGATTCGTCGGCGGCGCGGGCGACCTGCGCGCCGCGATCCTCGCGCTCCTCGCCGAGGGGCCGCGGAGCGGTTCGCAGGTCATCTCCGACATCGAGCAGCGGAGCGGCGGCTGGAAGCCGAGCGCGTCGTCGGTGTACCCGACGCTGCAGCTGCTCGCCGACGAGGGACTCGTCACGGCCGAAGCATCCGACGATCGCAAGGTCTACTCGCTGACGGACGCAGGCAAGGCGCAGGCGGATGCCTCGGGCGGCGCGCCGTGGGAGGCCTCGGGCGGCAGCGACGTGTTCGGCGCCGGACCGCTCGCGAAGGCGGGCATCGACCTCGCCCACGCGGCCGCGCAAGTGCGTCGCACCGGCACGCCCGAACAGGTCGAAGAAGCCGTGGCCGTCCTCGACGACGCGCGCCGCAAGCTGTATTCGATCCTCGCCCAGGGCTGA
- a CDS encoding riboflavin synthase — protein sequence MFTGIIEEQGIVTRVERTADAARLTVRGPIAVEGAKHGDSISVSGVCLTVVDFDTAEFTADVMAQTLAMSTLDAVREGLQVNLERAAKVGDRIGGHIVQGHIDGTAQVLEIRPGEAWRVIRFSLDAEHAPLVVDKGSIAVDGVSLTVSAVGDGPDGSWFEVSLVPETLAATTLGAREVGHLVNIETDILARHVERMLRLGVTSGAERDLPSSLAGPGASTSPYSATEGGLA from the coding sequence ATGTTCACGGGAATCATCGAAGAGCAGGGCATCGTCACGCGCGTCGAACGCACGGCCGACGCCGCGCGCCTCACCGTTCGCGGCCCGATCGCCGTCGAGGGGGCGAAGCACGGGGACTCCATCTCGGTGTCGGGCGTGTGCCTGACCGTCGTCGACTTCGACACCGCGGAGTTCACGGCCGACGTCATGGCGCAGACCCTCGCGATGTCCACCCTCGACGCCGTGCGCGAAGGGCTCCAGGTGAACCTCGAGCGCGCCGCGAAGGTCGGCGACCGCATCGGCGGGCACATCGTGCAGGGGCACATCGACGGCACCGCGCAGGTGCTCGAGATCCGCCCGGGCGAGGCGTGGCGGGTCATCCGCTTCTCGCTCGACGCCGAACACGCACCGCTCGTCGTCGACAAGGGCTCGATCGCCGTCGACGGCGTCTCCCTCACGGTGAGCGCGGTCGGCGACGGGCCCGACGGCTCCTGGTTCGAGGTGTCGCTCGTCCCCGAGACCCTCGCCGCGACGACGCTCGGTGCGCGCGAGGTCGGCCACCTCGTGAACATCGAGACCGACATCCTCGCCCGCCACGTCGAGCGGATGCTCCGCCTCGGCGTCACGTCGGGCGCCGAGCGCGATCTGCCGTCGTCGCTCGCCGGCCCCGGGGCATCCACCTCTCCCTATTCCGCGACAGAAGGAGGCCTCGCATGA
- the ribA gene encoding GTP cyclohydrolase II, which yields MSLASIPEVLAALRAGKPVIVADDEARENEGDAIMAAEFATQEWIAWMVRNTSGYLCAPMPNALADKLELPLMVERSEDRRGTAYTISVDAADRISTGISAADRAHTLRTLADPDATPDRLIRPGHIIPLRAVDGGVRERPGHTEAAVDLMRLAGLQPVGVIGELIADDGEMMRLPGLIELGEREGLPVTTVAALADWLRREHGTRDLAEAPAAEVAESSRVRFEVETHLPTVHGTFRVRAYRDRSTGADHVALIAGDPAADPDGAIVRVHSECLTGEAFGSLKCECGPQLDAALEAIRADGGVVIYLRGHEGRGIGLINKLRAYRLQEGGLDTLDANVALGLPIDARDYTAASAILDDLGIERVRLLTNNPEKVRQLEDHGISIVERLPLVVGVGATNQGYLETKARRMGHAIDDGQLADAAAESLLEGHAS from the coding sequence ATGAGCCTCGCATCCATCCCCGAGGTGCTCGCCGCGCTCCGCGCAGGCAAGCCCGTCATCGTCGCCGACGACGAGGCCCGCGAGAACGAGGGCGACGCGATCATGGCCGCCGAGTTCGCGACCCAGGAATGGATCGCGTGGATGGTCCGCAACACGAGCGGCTACCTGTGCGCGCCCATGCCGAACGCACTCGCCGACAAGCTCGAGCTCCCGCTCATGGTCGAACGCAGCGAAGACCGCCGCGGCACGGCCTACACGATCTCGGTCGACGCGGCAGACCGCATCTCGACGGGCATCTCGGCGGCCGACCGCGCGCACACGCTGCGCACGCTCGCCGACCCCGATGCGACGCCCGACCGCCTCATCCGGCCGGGGCACATCATCCCGCTCCGCGCCGTCGACGGCGGCGTGCGCGAACGCCCGGGCCACACCGAGGCCGCGGTCGACCTCATGCGCCTCGCGGGCCTCCAGCCCGTCGGCGTGATCGGCGAGCTCATCGCCGACGACGGCGAGATGATGCGCCTGCCTGGGCTCATCGAGCTCGGCGAGCGCGAAGGGCTGCCGGTCACGACGGTCGCGGCCCTCGCCGACTGGCTCCGCCGCGAGCACGGCACGCGCGACCTCGCAGAGGCTCCGGCCGCCGAGGTCGCCGAGTCCTCCCGCGTGCGCTTCGAGGTCGAGACGCACCTGCCGACCGTGCACGGCACGTTCCGCGTGCGCGCGTACCGCGACCGGTCGACGGGCGCCGACCACGTCGCCCTCATCGCGGGCGATCCCGCCGCCGACCCCGACGGCGCCATCGTGCGCGTGCACTCGGAGTGCCTGACGGGCGAGGCGTTCGGCTCGCTCAAGTGCGAGTGCGGGCCGCAGCTCGATGCGGCGCTCGAGGCGATCCGCGCCGACGGCGGTGTCGTGATCTACCTCCGCGGCCACGAGGGCCGGGGCATCGGACTCATCAACAAGCTGCGGGCGTACCGCCTGCAGGAGGGCGGGCTCGACACGCTCGACGCGAACGTCGCGCTCGGCCTCCCCATCGACGCCCGCGACTACACCGCTGCGAGCGCGATCCTCGACGACCTCGGCATCGAGCGCGTGCGCCTGCTGACGAACAACCCCGAGAAGGTCCGCCAGCTCGAAGACCACGGCATCTCGATCGTCGAGCGGCTTCCGCTCGTCGTCGGCGTCGGGGCGACGAACCAGGGCTACCTCGAGACCAAGGCGCGGCGCATGGGCCACGCCATCGACGACGGCCAGCTGGCGGATGCCGCGGCCGAATCCCTTCTGGAAGGACACGCCTCATGA
- the ribH gene encoding 6,7-dimethyl-8-ribityllumazine synthase yields MSGAGSPTTTVAPGAAAGLSVVVVAGTWHDVITDGLIAGATAALDEAGASHRLVRVPGSFELPVVAKAALEAGADAAVALGVIIRGGTPHFEYVSSAATDGLTRVALDTGKPVGFGVLTLDDEQQGLDRAGLLGSKEDKGREAAEAAVATALVLRDIRA; encoded by the coding sequence ATGAGCGGAGCAGGATCCCCCACCACGACGGTCGCGCCCGGCGCCGCCGCAGGCCTGTCGGTCGTCGTCGTCGCGGGCACGTGGCACGACGTCATCACCGACGGATTGATCGCGGGTGCGACTGCCGCGCTCGACGAGGCCGGGGCCTCCCATCGGCTCGTGCGGGTGCCCGGGAGCTTCGAGCTGCCCGTCGTCGCGAAGGCCGCGCTCGAGGCGGGCGCCGACGCGGCGGTCGCGCTCGGCGTCATCATCCGCGGCGGCACGCCGCACTTCGAGTACGTGTCGTCGGCTGCGACCGACGGGCTCACGCGCGTCGCGCTCGACACGGGCAAGCCAGTCGGGTTCGGCGTGCTGACCCTCGACGACGAGCAGCAGGGCCTCGACCGGGCCGGGCTGCTCGGTTCGAAGGAGGACAAGGGGCGCGAGGCCGCCGAAGCCGCGGTCGCCACGGCGCTCGTGCTGCGGGACATCCGGGCGTAG
- a CDS encoding Fe-S protein: protein METLRHIVVFVHLIGFAVLFGAWVVEATSRRFGVTRLMNWGLAIAGVAGLVLAAPWGISYEPNYVKIGVKLVVLIVIGALIGIGSARQRRGGSVPPAIFWSIGVLTLANAGIAVIWR, encoded by the coding sequence ATGGAGACCCTGCGCCATATCGTCGTGTTCGTCCACCTCATCGGCTTCGCCGTGCTCTTCGGCGCATGGGTGGTGGAGGCCACGAGTCGACGCTTCGGCGTGACGAGGCTCATGAACTGGGGCCTCGCGATCGCGGGCGTCGCGGGCCTCGTGCTCGCCGCGCCGTGGGGGATCTCGTACGAGCCGAACTACGTGAAGATCGGCGTCAAGCTCGTCGTGCTCATCGTCATCGGCGCGCTCATCGGCATCGGCTCGGCCCGACAGCGCCGAGGCGGCTCGGTGCCGCCCGCGATCTTCTGGTCGATCGGCGTGCTCACGCTCGCGAACGCGGGCATCGCGGTCATCTGGCGCTGA
- a CDS encoding MFS transporter has product MLASLIGTTIEFYDFYAYATAAVLVFPALFFPTGNETTALLSSFAVFGAAMVARPIGAVVFGHFGDRYGRKATLVASLLTMGVATFLIGVLPTHTQIGWWAALLLVVLRIAQGFALGGEWSGAALVATENAPKGKRAWYGTFPQLGAPIGFIIANGLFLTINEVTGGAEGAFLEWGWRVPFLFSAVMVIIGLWVRLRLVESSAFEKASKKGTIRKVPLGVVFRDHWKQLILGTFFMLATYVLFYLMTTFTLTWGTKPATAEVAAAAAEAKGIAFNASAFYPGGGFAYHDFVLMQIIGVVFFGLFTLLSGPVADAIGRRKLLIWVTVAIIVFGLSFNLFLLPQADPKFAGALVQAFLIFGFLLMGSTFGPMGALLPELFPTNVRYTGSAVAYNVSSILGAAVAPFIALALWDAVKSPWLVGVYLAAMAVLTLIALLLGKETKDVDYEDAGVASTSVL; this is encoded by the coding sequence ATCCTCGCGAGCCTCATCGGCACGACGATCGAGTTCTACGACTTCTACGCGTACGCGACCGCCGCCGTCCTCGTCTTCCCGGCGCTCTTCTTCCCGACGGGCAACGAGACGACCGCGCTCCTCTCGTCGTTCGCCGTGTTCGGCGCCGCGATGGTCGCCCGCCCGATCGGCGCCGTCGTCTTCGGCCACTTCGGCGACCGCTACGGCCGCAAGGCGACGCTCGTGGCGTCGCTCCTCACGATGGGCGTCGCGACGTTCCTCATCGGCGTCCTGCCGACGCACACGCAGATCGGCTGGTGGGCGGCGCTCCTCCTCGTCGTCCTCCGCATCGCGCAGGGCTTCGCGCTCGGCGGCGAGTGGTCGGGCGCCGCGCTCGTCGCGACCGAGAACGCACCGAAGGGCAAGCGCGCCTGGTACGGTACCTTCCCGCAGCTCGGCGCGCCCATCGGCTTCATCATCGCCAACGGCCTCTTCCTCACGATCAACGAGGTCACGGGCGGCGCCGAAGGCGCGTTCCTCGAGTGGGGCTGGCGCGTGCCGTTCCTCTTCTCGGCAGTCATGGTCATCATCGGCCTGTGGGTGCGTCTGCGCCTCGTCGAGTCGAGCGCGTTCGAGAAGGCCAGCAAGAAGGGCACGATCCGCAAGGTGCCGCTCGGCGTCGTCTTCCGCGACCACTGGAAGCAGCTCATCCTCGGCACGTTCTTCATGCTCGCGACGTACGTGCTCTTCTACCTCATGACGACGTTCACGCTCACGTGGGGCACGAAGCCCGCGACCGCCGAGGTCGCCGCTGCCGCCGCCGAGGCGAAGGGCATCGCGTTCAACGCGTCGGCCTTCTACCCGGGCGGCGGGTTCGCGTACCACGATTTCGTGCTCATGCAGATCATCGGCGTCGTGTTCTTCGGCCTCTTCACGCTCCTGTCGGGCCCCGTCGCCGATGCGATCGGCCGCCGCAAGCTCCTCATCTGGGTGACGGTCGCGATCATCGTCTTCGGCCTGTCGTTCAACCTGTTCCTGCTGCCGCAGGCCGACCCGAAATTCGCGGGCGCGCTCGTGCAGGCGTTCCTCATCTTCGGGTTCCTCCTCATGGGTTCGACGTTCGGCCCCATGGGTGCGCTCCTGCCCGAGCTGTTCCCGACGAACGTGCGCTACACGGGCTCGGCGGTCGCGTACAACGTGTCGTCGATCCTCGGCGCCGCGGTCGCCCCGTTCATCGCGCTCGCGCTGTGGGACGCGGTCAAGTCGCCGTGGCTCGTGGGCGTCTACCTCGCCGCGATGGCCGTGCTCACGCTCATCGCGCTCCTCCTCGGCAAGGAGACGAAGGACGTCGACTACGAAGACGCGGGCGTCGCGTCGACGTCGGTGCTGTAG